The following coding sequences lie in one Silurus meridionalis isolate SWU-2019-XX chromosome 19, ASM1480568v1, whole genome shotgun sequence genomic window:
- the ndufaf3 gene encoding NADH dehydrogenase [ubiquinone] 1 alpha subcomplex assembly factor 3 isoform X1 produces the protein MAVAVCVRLFHRGSSCSFRLCPPTLQRFTSPVLTRGHRLGPTDDEMYQRTTVTVMQKEPESGPIIYSYSPRGFNIDGNKVIGPCAVVPPAILQWNVGSYEDITVESLSLFYLLEPRIEVLVLGTGARTERLDPNVLSFIRKKGIAVEVQDTPNACATFNFLSSERRITAAALIPPSSSTAVTSE, from the exons ATGGCAGTGGCGGTGTGTGTGCGGCTTTTCCACCGCGGGTCGAGCTGCAGCTTTCGGCTCTGTCCTCCAACTCTCCAGAGATTCACGAG tcCGGTTCTGACCCGGGGTCACAGGCTCGGGCCGACGGACGATGAGATGTACCAGCGTACCACAGTGACTGTGATGCAGAAGGAGCCAGAAAGCGGGCCAATCATCTACAGCTACAGCCCACGAGGCTTCAACATCGACGGGAACAAAGTGATCGGCCCCTGCGCTGTCGTCCCTCCAGCCATCCTGCAGTGGAAC GTGGGAAGCTATGAAGATATCACGGTGGAGAGTTTATCTCTGTTTTACCTGCTGGAACCGCGCATAG aggtgttgGTTCTGGGTACAGGAGCCCGTACAGAGCGTTTGGACCCCAATGTTCTGTCCTTCATTAGAAAGAAAGGCATTGCAGTGGAAGTGCAGGACACG CCGAACGCCTGCGCCACCTTCAACTTCTTGAGCAGTGAGAGACGGATCACTGCAGCCGCCTTAATCCCGCCCTCTTCATCTACTGCTGTGACATCAGAGTGA
- the LOC124402504 gene encoding NCK-interacting protein with SH3 domain-like isoform X2, which produces MYRSLYAFKSQETNSLPFSAGESFLILERSNQHWWLGSRCCSGETGYIPASYLEKIPAPEHDEVLQSIDRAIEGIHNVAMKNGGKYNLEQRDVLQKLIHHRKETLSRRSPTSSNHKTGIPSSSSEISLSSAHQATNGLSRAFSCQANESNTDNTENINVPGLYQIPPQPRRAAPITPPPPEKRKETRRPGPEVPIRAISSGPAPISGQTTPLSISPSTSSTSSQSGSIMLSDDSLCSASSTPPPIPSRTKAPPPQPPDVSHAHNTPPPFQSDPSHSKKATPSPLPPIQSDSKKAPPPPPPEPSSTSSSGTCPSPQPGTLQPDVEADWPSAPPPESLSPIAPESPRCPVPMTTGAELIELVRKNTGLSYEMSRVAVGVVLGHLQATIPGASAELEQVLLSLVDSKDLSAALPRGQVCHDEQRLEVIFNDLARHRDDSQQRSWALYEDHELIACYLEELLQILTDADPEVCKRMCRTNEFESVLSLVSYYQMEHRVSLRLLLLKVFGAMCGLDALLISTLLNSILPMELARDLQSNTQEHQKMCYTALVLAMIFSMGEQLPYRHYDHLNSGFVQFLLDVIEDGLPSDSTEQLPDLSLNLLLAFNLHLTVPDSNVVMQTLMKRHNVKTLTEKILLLLNRGEDPVCVFKHAPPAPHSVLKFLQDVFSSRNTADIFYHTDMMVMIDIAVRQISDLSPGERLRMEYLSLMHAIIRSTDYLQHQHRVSDLRATLQRIVGEEEDPGEEESLAQTKQMDKLIVQQIYKEFPQIGAE; this is translated from the exons ATGTACCGCTCTCTGTACGCGTTTAAGTCGCAGGAGACGAACTCGCTCCCGTTTTCGGCTGGAGAGAGCTTCCTCATCCTGGAGAGGAGCAACCAGCACTGGTGGCTCGGATCCCGCTGCTGCTCCGGAGAAACCGGCTACATCCCGGCCTCCTACCTGGAGAAGATcccg gcccCGGAGCATGATGAGGTTCTGCAGTCAATAGACAGAGCCATTGAAGGGATTCACAATGTGGCCATGAAGAATGGAGGGAAGTACAACCTGGAACAGAGAGATGTTCTTCA GAAGCTGATCCACCACAGGAAGGAGACGCTGTCTCGCCGGAGTCCGACTTCTTCCAATCACAAAACAGGAATTCCCTCCTCTAGCAGTGAGATATCATTAAGCTCCGCCCACCAAGCAACCAACGGCCTGAGCCGAGCTTTCAGCTGCCAGGCTAACGAGTCAAACACAGATAACACAGAGAACATAAATGTACCGGGACTCTATCAG ATTCCTCCTCAGCCTCGACGAGCCGCTCCCATAACCCCGCCCCCTCCAGAGAAACGCAAGGAAACACGACGCCCAG GTCCTGAGGTTCCAATCAGAGCGATCTCCTCtggccccgcccccatctctgGTCAGACCACccctctttccatctctccatccacaAGCTCCACCTCCTCTCAGTCTGGCTCCATCATGCTCTCAGACGACAGCCTTTGCAGTGCGTCCAGCACTCCACCTCCCATACCTAGCCGAACAAAAGCCCCGCCCCCTCAACCGCCGGACGTCTCTCACGCTCACAATACCCCGCCCCCTTTTCAGTCTGACCCCTCCCACTCTAAAAAGGCCACCCCTTCTCCTCTTCCACCTATCCAGTCTGACTCTAAAAAGGCCCCGCCCCCTCCTCCACCTGAACCTTCTTCCACCTCCTCGTCCGGCACATGTCCGTCACCTCAACCGGGAACGTTACAGCCTGACGTAGAAGCGGATTGGCCCTCGGCTCCGCCCCCTGAGTCTCTCAGCCCTATTGCACCTGAAAGCCCAAGGTGTCCGGTTCCCATGACGACAGGGGCAGAGCTGATTGAGCTTGTCAGGAAGAACACGGGGCTGAGTTATGAGATGTCGCGCGTCGCTGTGGGCGTCGTCCTCGGCCATCTCCAGGCGACTATCCCGGGGGCGTCGGCCGAGCTCGAGCAAGTGCTGCTCTCATTGGTCGACAGTAAG GACCTGAGTGCGGCGTTGCCACGGGGACAGGTGTGTCACGATGAGCAGAGGCTCGAGGTGATCTTTAATGATTTAGCTCGTCACCGTGACGACTCACAGCAGCGCAGCTGGGCTCTGTACGAGGACCACGAGCTCATTGCATGCTACCTGGAAGAGCTGCTGCAGATActg acAGATGCAGATCCAGAGGTGTGTAAGAGGATGTGCAGGACCAATGAGTTCGAGTCAGTACTGTCTCTCGTCTCTTATTACCAGATG GAACATCGTGTCTCTCTGCGGCTGCTGCTGTTGAAGGTGTTTGGAGCGATGTGTGGTCTAGACGCACTGCTTATCTCCACACTGCTTAACTCCATCCTCCCCATGGAGCTCGCACGAGACCTGCAGAGCAACACACAAg AACATCAGAAAATGTGTTACACAGCACTGGTGTTAGCCATGATATTCTCCATGGGGGAGCAACTGCCCTATCGCCACTACG aCCACCTGAACTCAGGATTTGTTCAGTTTCTTTTGGACGTGATTGAGGATGGACTTCCATCAGACTCGACTGAACAACTTCCAGACTTGAGTCTCAACCTGCTGCTTGCCTTCAACCTGCACCTCAcag taCCAGACAGTAATGTGGTGATGCAAACGCTGATGAAGAGACACAATGTGAAAACTCTTACTGAGAAAATCCTGCTGCTGCTCAACAGAGGAG aggaccctgtgtgtgtatttaaacatGCTCCCCCGGCTCCACACTCCGTACTCAAGTTCCTGCAGGACGTTTTCTCGAGTCGCAACACGGCCGACATTTTCTACCACACTGACATGATGGTGATGATCGACATCGCAGTGCGGCAAATATCAGACCTGTCTCCTGGAGAAagg CTCAGGATGGAGTATCTATCTCTAATGCACGCCATCATACGCTCCACTGATTACCTGCAGCATCAGCACCGTGTCTCTGACCTGCGTGCGACGCTGCAGAGGATTGTGGGAGAAGAGGAGGACCCCGGAGAGGAGGAGAGCTTGGCTCAGACCAAACAAATGGACAAGCTCATTGTGCAGCAGATTTATAAAGAGTTCCCTCAGATCGGAGCAGAATGA
- the slc25a20 gene encoding mitochondrial carnitine/acylcarnitine carrier protein: MSKQARPISPGKNFVAGGFGGVCLVFAGHPLDTIKVRLQTQPKPAPGQTPFYAGTFDCFKKTLAKEGVRGLYKGMAAPIIGVTPMFAVCFFGFGLGKKLQQKSPDEVLTYPQLFTAGMLSGVFTTAIMTPGERIKCLLQIQASSGEIKYSGPMDCVKQIYKESGIRGIYKGTALTLMRDVPASGMYFMTYEWLKNLLTPEGRSPNELSVPSVLFAGGMAGIFNWAVAIPPDVLKSRFQTAPEGKYPNGFRDVLRELIREEGVVSLYKGFNAVMLRAFPANAACFLGFELAMKFLNWIAPNL, encoded by the exons ATGTCGAAACAAGCGCGACCCATAAGCCCGGGCAAGAACTTCGTGGCGGGCGGGTTCGGAGGAGTCTGTCTGGTGTTTGCAGGTCACCCACTGGATACCATAAAG GTCCGTCTGCAGACTCAGCCTAAGCCTGCACCGGGTCAGACGCCTTTCTATGCCGGAACCTTCGACTGTTTCAAGAAAACCCTTGCCAAAGAG ggggtTCGGGGTTTGTATAAAGGCATGGCTGCTCCCATTATCGGGGTCACTCCCATGTTTGCCGTGTGTTTCTTCGGTTTTGGTCTCGGAAAGAAGCTGCAGCAGAAAAGCCCTGATGAAGTTCTGAC GTATCCACAGCTGTTTACAGCCGGTATGCTTTCAGGTGTGTTCACCACCGCCATCATGACTCCTGGAGAGAGAATCAAATGCctcctgcag atcCAGGCGTCTTCAGGAGAGATTAAATACTCTGGGCCCATGGACTGCGTGAAGCAGATCTACAAGGAAAGTGGAATCCGAGGCATCTATAAAGGCACAGCACTAACACTGATGAGAG ATGTGCCTGCCAGCGGGATGTACTTCATGACCTACGAGTGGCTGAAGAACCTCCTCACGCCAGAGGGCAGAAG ccCGAATGAACTGAGCGTGCCCAGTGTGCTGTTTGCTGGCGGTATGGCGGGAATCTTTAACTGGGCCGTCGCTATTCCACCTGATGTCCTCAAATCCCGATTCcagacag ctccGGAGGGAAAGTATCCTAACGGTTTCCGGGATGTACTGAGGGAGTTGATCAGGGAAGAAGGCGTGGTCTCGCTGTATAAAGGCTTTAATGCAGTCATGCTCCGAGCGTTCCCTGCTAATGCT gcgtgtTTCCTCGGGTTTGAGCTGGCTATGAAGTTCCTGAACTGGATCGCACCGAACCTGTGA
- the prkar2ab gene encoding protein kinase, cAMP-dependent, regulatory, type II, alpha, B, which yields MMMSVSVPAGLPELLKGFTVEVLKQKPENLLDFAVVYFSDLRDEREEKTSAMIKSRTTLRTGEQSGGDDHGHRVMAEGNPVEEEEKEDFLDDFTFKPPPTNKHCRRVAVCAESYNPDKDVNDDDDDDSELKVFYPKTYEQRYRLQEACRDILLFKTLDKEQFSEVLDAMFEVLVKPNEHIIEQGDDGDNFYIIERGVYDIVVEKHGVRRCVGKYDNKGCFGELALMYNTPRAATIIAIQLGALWALDRETFHRLIVKSNAKKKKTYEAFIECVPLLKSLEVSERMKMVDVLGAKTFKDGDQIIKQGDEANCFYIVESGVVRIMIRRNAKSGHSEEEVDEMVNEKVKVEVDEMVNEKVEVEVNEKVEEEVDEMVNEKVEVDEMVNENVEEVEVSRCVRGQYFGELALVTKRPRAASVYAVGDTKCLVIDIQAFERLLGPCKEILKRNIALYKEQVVALFGSSEDLKC from the exons atgatgatgagtgtatCGGTTCCTGCTGGTCTGCCGGAGCTGTTGAAGGGCTTCACGGTGGAGGTTCTAAAGCAGAAGCCGGAGAACCTGCTGGATTTTGCTGTTGTGTATTTCAGTGATCTGAGGGACGAGCGTGAGGAGAAAACAAGTGCAATGATCAAAAGCAGAACAACCCTGAGGACAGGAGAACAGAGTGGTGGAGATGATCATGGACACAGAGTCATGGCTGAGGGGAATccggtggaggaggaggagaaagaagacTTTCTTGATGATTTCACATTTAAAC CTCCACCCACCAACAAGCACTGCCGCAGAGTCGCAG TGTGTGCTGAATCCTacaacccagataaggatgttaatgatgatgatgatgatgactctGAGCTGAAGGTCTTTTACCCCAAAACCTATGAGCAGCGTTACAGACTGCAGGAAGCCTGCAGGGACATACTGCTTTTCAAAACTCTGGACAAG GAACAGTTCTCTGAGGTGTTGGACGCTATGTTTGAGGTTCTGGTGAAGCCAAATGAGCACATTATAGAGCAGGGAGATGATGGGGACAACTTCTACATCATCGAGAG AGGAGTGTATGACATTGTGGTGGAGAAACACGGCGTAAGACGCTGTGTGGGAAAATATGATAATAAAGGCTGTTTTGGTGAGTTGGCCCTCATGTACAACACTCCACGTGCTGCAACCATCATCGCCATCCAGCTGGGGGCGCTGTGGGCCCTG GACAGGGAGACGTTTCACAGACTGATTGTGAAAAGTAACgccaagaagaagaaaacctATGAAGCCTTCATTGAGTGTGTTCCTCTGCTGAAATCtcttgag GTATCAGAGCGCATGAAGATGGTGGACGTTTTAGGAGCAAAAACCTTCAAAGACGGAGATCAGATCATTAAACAG GGCGATGAGGCCAATTGTTTCTACATCGTGGAGTCTGGAGTTGTGAGGATCATGATCAGGAGAAAC GCTAAATCGGGTCACTCCGAGGAGGAGGTGGATGAGATGGTGAATGAGaaggtgaaggtggaggtggaTGAGATGGTGAatgagaaggtggaggtggaggtgaatgagaaggtggaggaggaggtggatgaGATGGTGAatgagaaggtggaggtggaTGAGATGGTGAATGAGAatgtggaggaggtggaggtgtcCCGCTGTGTTCGGGGTCAGTACTTTGGAGAACTGGCGCTCGTCACTAAGAGACCTCGAGCTGCATCTGTTTACGCCGTGGGAGATACAAAGTGTTTAG TGATCGACATCCAGGCGTTTGAGCGCCTGCTTGGTCCCTGTAAAGAGATCCTGAAGAGGAACATTGCTTTGTATAAGGAGCAGGTGGTGGCGCTGTTCGGCTCCAGCGAGGATCTGAAATGCTGA